Proteins encoded by one window of Girardinichthys multiradiatus isolate DD_20200921_A chromosome 14, DD_fGirMul_XY1, whole genome shotgun sequence:
- the LOC124880577 gene encoding uncharacterized protein LOC124880577 isoform X1 produces MIQRSFAGLDEASEDSEDEYIPETTGESTDSEASVELSLEKGPKDKTMSFSQNRSKFCRQSKSESSQTRNFESHDSRATTYKDERAPLEEESVYVAPVLKKEDGSRTYNKKHHCVYCGVFVQKMSRHLLRRHMDKIEVAKAYSLPKNSKQRRLQLDYLRNKGNFEHNTEVMESNQGKLIAWKQPKKKTEGEIFKHCLYCYGLFKKKAMWRHFQSCKFKPQDKSLKKGKTRVQALCAFAEPVPPEFSDSYWRFLSEMHQDEITVACKKDQCILDFGYRLFHKNERVVSQHQYIRQKLRELGRLLLEARNIASVKSIKDLIKPEKYVTVVAAARRLAGFSEESGNYQRPSLARKVGHDMHSLAMFIKTEGLKMKDKEAVQNAEEFAQLYQESWKYDIKIQKLLKRHLVSPHPVA; encoded by the exons ATGATTCAGAGGAGCTTTGCAGGGTTAGATGAGGCAAGTGAAGACAGTGAAGATGAATATATTCCAGAAACCACTGGAGAAAGCACAGACAGTGAAGCCAGTGTGGAATTAAGTCTGGAAAAAGGTCCGAAGGATAAAACTATGTCATTTAGTCAAAATAGAAGCAAGTTTTGCAGGCAGAGTAAGAGTGAGTCCAGTCAGACTAGAAACTTTGAAAGTCATGATTCCAGAGCCACTACATATAAAGATGAAAGGGCCCCCCTGGAGGAAGAATCTGTTTATGTTGCTCCTGTTTTGAAGAAGGAAGATGGATCCAGGACCTATAATAAGAAACACCACTGTGTGTATTGTGGAGTATTTGTTCAAAAAATGTCAAGACATCTATTGCGCAGACACATGGATAAAATAGAGGTTGCAAAAGCCTACAGTTTgccaaaaaactcaaaacaaagacGACTCCAGTTGGATTATTTGCGAAATAAGGGAAACTTTGAGCACAACACTGAAGTTATGGAAAGTAACCAAGGCAAGCTCATTGCGTGGAAACAaccaaagaagaaaacagaagggGAAATATTCAAACATTGTTTGTACTGCTATGGACTGTTCAAAAAAAAGGCAATGTGGCGACATTTCCAGTCCTGCAAATTCAAGCCTCAAGATAAGTCTTtgaaaaaggggaaaacaagAGTTCAAGCATTGTGTGCATTTGCTGAACCAGTTCCACCAGAGTTCAGTGATTCATACTGGAGGTTTCTAAGTGAGATGCATCAAGATGAGATTACAGTTGCATGTAAGAAGGATCAATGCATACTAGATTTTGGATACAGATTGTTCCACAAGAATGAGAGGGTAGTCAGCCAGCACCAATACATCCGTCAAAAGCTAAGAGAGCTTGGCAGACTGCTACTTGAGGCAAGAAATATTGCTTCTGTGAAGAGTATTAAAGATCTCATAAAGCCTGAAAAATATGTTACAGTTGTCGCTGCTGCAAGACGTCTAGCTGGATTCAGTGAAGAAAGTGGCAACTATCAACGACCATCTCTCGCTCGAAAAGTTGGTCACGACATGCATTCTTTAGCCATGTTCATTAAGACGGAAGGACTGAAGATGAAGGATAAGGAAGCTGTGCAAAACGCAGAGGAGTTTGCACAACTGTATCAAGAAAGTTGGAAATATGATATT aagaTCCAGAAGCTTCTGAAGAGACACCTTGTATCCCCACATCCAGTGGCTTAA
- the LOC124880577 gene encoding uncharacterized protein LOC124880577 isoform X2, which translates to MHLSVYLSKDTSETHEDVNLALTALEQKLCNYFVRITIVGKRGRKVPVLLGPMMKESLDALTGRREECGVLEENQYLFALPNSVHYLRGSDCIRQFVSECSGLKNPTALTSTKLRKHIATLSTVLNLKTTELDQLADFLGHNVAVHRKHYRLPEGTIQLAKISKVLLAMEQGRLGEYKGKSLDEIHLDVNETLDMDGSSQEKVDMPDGTENGTNLSSQEEDPEASEETPCIPTSSGLSQENLTKKKVTNSDGLMPEVNEVTSCTPTSSSQSNERSAKKSGKEKVVKRSWTPEECAAVNKHLRKYILTNQVPGKLDCERCIAAEPQALSKRDWRAVKYFVKNRITTMRRKYE; encoded by the exons ATGCATTTGTCAGTTTACTTATCAAAGGACACATCAGAAACACACGAGGATGTTAACCTGGCCCTCACAGCACTTGAACAAAAGCTCTGCAACTATTTTGTCCGGATAACCATTGTgggaaaaagaggaagaaaagttCCTGTTCTGCTGGGTCCAATGATGAAGGAATCCCTTGATGCTCTTACTGGAAGGCGGGAAGAATGTggagtcctggaagaaaatcaatACCTGTTTGCGTTGCCGAATTCTGTCCATTACCTCAGAGGTTCAGACTGTATAAGGCAGTTTGTGAGTGAGTGCAGTGGCCTCAAAAACCCTACAGCACTCACCTCAACAAAGCTCAGGAAACACATTGCAACATTGTCAACAGTTTTGAACCTGAAGACTACAGAACTTGACCAGTTGGCAGATTTCCTTGGGCATAATGTTGCTGTTCACAGGAAGCACTATCGCCTTCCAGAGGGTACCATACAGTTAGCAAAAATAAGCAAAGTTCTCCTTGCAATGGAACAAGGACGGCTAGGAGAGTATAAAGGGAAGAGTCTGGATGAAATCCACCTTGATGTCAACG AAACTCTTGACATGGATGGTTCTTCACAAGAGAAAG TTGATATGCCTGACGGAACTGAGAATGGCACCAATTTATCCTCACAAGAAG aagaTCCAGAAGCTTCTGAAGAGACACCTTGTATCCCCACATCCAGTGGCTTAAGTCAGGAAAACTTGACCAAAAAGAAAG TCACAAATTCAGATGGGCTGATGCCAGAAGTCAACGAAGTGACCTCTTGTACCCCCACCTCTAGCAGCCAAAGTAACGAAAGGTCTGCCAAAAAGAGTG GTAAAGAAAAAGTTGTGAAAAGAAGCTGGACCCCAGAGGAATGTGCTgctgtaaataaacatttaaggaAGTACATATTGACAAATCAGGTTCCTGGTAAGCTTGACTGTGAGAGATGCATTGCTGCAGAACCACAAGCACTGAGTAAAAGAGACTGGAGAGCAGTTAAGTACTTTGTCAAAAACAGAATAACCACcatgaggagaaaatatgagtGA
- the LOC124880577 gene encoding uncharacterized protein LOC124880577 isoform X3, whose translation MDGSSQEKVDMPDGTENGTNLSSQEEDPEASEETPCIPTSSGLSQENLTKKKVTNSDGLMPEVNEVTSCTPTSSSQSNERSAKKSGKEKVVKRSWTPEECAAVNKHLRKYILTNQVPGKLDCERCIAAEPQALSKRDWRAVKYFVKNRITTMRRKYE comes from the exons ATGGATGGTTCTTCACAAGAGAAAG TTGATATGCCTGACGGAACTGAGAATGGCACCAATTTATCCTCACAAGAAG aagaTCCAGAAGCTTCTGAAGAGACACCTTGTATCCCCACATCCAGTGGCTTAAGTCAGGAAAACTTGACCAAAAAGAAAG TCACAAATTCAGATGGGCTGATGCCAGAAGTCAACGAAGTGACCTCTTGTACCCCCACCTCTAGCAGCCAAAGTAACGAAAGGTCTGCCAAAAAGAGTG GTAAAGAAAAAGTTGTGAAAAGAAGCTGGACCCCAGAGGAATGTGCTgctgtaaataaacatttaaggaAGTACATATTGACAAATCAGGTTCCTGGTAAGCTTGACTGTGAGAGATGCATTGCTGCAGAACCACAAGCACTGAGTAAAAGAGACTGGAGAGCAGTTAAGTACTTTGTCAAAAACAGAATAACCACcatgaggagaaaatatgagtGA